A region of Lycium barbarum isolate Lr01 chromosome 3, ASM1917538v2, whole genome shotgun sequence DNA encodes the following proteins:
- the LOC132633265 gene encoding AMSH-like ubiquitin thioesterase 1 isoform X2, with protein sequence MMTRSSSGQINIAARTKKLDVDNRLALKIYYRIADNVLKQADIFRAEGDVIDLYVMLLRYSSLVSETIPCHRDYRASLQSNKIYLKKRLLNAVAELEELKPIVQQKLEELNRKYQVNKGNNHHQNNLLGLSGEFYPAYKQSFKAWGKNKIAAPVRDFGSQVPTTQQFLLVKPVDEHIRRLSLSIPHPKDETLSKHSILGPNGLRGQWQPPASNRGVSYPSNVDFTPILIPSLLQPVENECSDKKDDISSECGKPCVESTLPVNRDKPVLRLDEPASLISFDTEESPLQSEIIRQPSPPPVLAEVQDLMPTAACPVDEMECGLVKSSPDGLICSEDPLQLHISASVMDTFMKLAKSNTNKNLETCGVLAGSLKNRRFYVTALIIPKQEATSDSCQTTNEEEIFEVQDKQSLFPLGWIHTHPTQSCFMSSIDVHTQYSYQIMLPEAIAIVMAPRDSSRKHGIFRLTNPGGMTVIRQCPRRGFHPHDPPPDGSPIYKHCTDVYMDSNLKFDVIDLR encoded by the exons ATGATGACCCGGTCATCATCAGGGCAAATCAACATCGCAGCGCGTACGAAGAAACTCGATGTAGATAATCGACTCGCTTTGAAAATTTACTATCGTATCGCAGATAATGTCCTCAAACAG GCTGACATTTTTCGCGCAGAGGGAGACGTCATAGATTTGTATGTCATGCTTCTTAGATACTCAAG TTTGGTCTCGGAGACAATACCATGCCATCGAGATTATCGAGCATCACTTCAGAGCaacaaaatttatttgaaaaag AGATTACTAAATGCCGTGGCTGAGCTTGAGGAATTGAAGCCAATAGTTCAACAGAAACTTGAGGAGCTAAACAGGAAATATCAAGTGAATAAGGGGAACAATCATCATCAAAATAATCTTTTAGGATTATCTGGGGAGTTTTATCCTGCCTATAAGCAAAGCTTTAAGGCTTGGGGGAAAAATAAG ATAGCCGCACCAGTTCGAGATTTTGGGTCTCAAGTTCCAACAACTCAGCAGTTTTTGCTTGTGAAGCCAGTAGATGAGCATATCCGCCGTTT GTCACTTAGTATTCCGCATCCAAAGGATGAAACTCTGAGCAAACATTCCATCTTGGGTCCAAATGGACTTCGAGGACAGTGGCAACCTCCAGCTAGTAACAGAGGG GTGTCTTATCCAAGTAATGTGGACTTCACTCCAATTTTGATCCCCAG CCTCCTGCAGCCTGTTGAAAATGAGTGTTCTGATAAAAAGGATGATATCAGTTCAGAATGTGGAAAACCATGTGTGGAATCAACGTTGCCAGTCAACAGGGACAAGCCAGTGCTGCGTCTTGATGAACCTGCttcattgatttcctttgataCAGAAGAAAGCCCTCTACAATCAGAAATTATTAGACAACCTTCTCCTCCACCCGTTCTTGCTGAGGTACAAGATTTGATGCCAACCGCTGCATGTCCAGTCGATGAGATGGAATGTGGATTGGTTAAATCATCACCTGATGGTCTAATCTGTTCTGAAGATCCCCTGCAATTGCACATT TCAGCATCTGTGATGGATACTTTCATGAAGTTAGCCAAGTCCAATACTAACAAAAATCTTGAAACCTGTGGTGTTCTTGCTGGATCACTT AAAAACCGAAGATTTTATGTCACAGCTCTAATCATTCCCAAGCAGGAAGCGACATCAGATTCG TGTCAAACTACAAATGAGGAGGAAATATTTGAAGTTCAAGATAAGCAATCATTGTTTCCTCTTGGGTGGATTCAT ACACATCCAACGCAATCATGTTTCATGTCATCCATTGATGTTCACACCCAATATTCATATCAG ATCATGTTGCCTGAAGCTATTGCAATTGTAATGGCCCCAAGAGATAGTTCAAG AAAACATGGAATATTCCGATTGACAAATCCGGGTGGTATGACAGTTATCCGACAATGTCCAAGGCGTGGTTTTCATCCACATGACCCCCCTCCTGATGGTAGCCCAATTTACAAGCATTGTACAGATGTCTATATGGATTCTAACTTGAAGTTTGATGTCATTGATCTGAGATGA
- the LOC132634341 gene encoding uncharacterized protein LOC132634341: MAIDMISEAPSLTTSPRISFSHNLCHKNSNIQDYQQVQESLSSSPEFDFCISNSTDTETSSADELFSDGLIRPIQLQEKFVTSSIQVPLSKKTQTLVNSVPPHPQKDQNSKQEIKKNPNSNSFWGIKRSSSVHCVNTHKKSSSFWSLPLLSRSNSTGSVPNSKKQSNLQLKQIKNSSAPASFYTFPSSQKPPLRKNYGATGPNYGNGIRISPVLNVASQNLFGLGSLFRNGKHKKSKK, translated from the coding sequence atggCCATTGATATGATCTCTGAAGCTCCAAGCTTAACCACAAGTCCAAGAATCTCTTTCTCCCATAATCTTTGCCACAAAAATTCCAATATTCAAGACTACCAACAAGTCCAAGAATCACTTTCTTCAAGTCCTGAATTCGATTTTTGTATTAGCAATAGTACTGATACAGAAACTTCTTCAGCAGATGAACTCTTTTCAGATGGACTAATTCGTCcaattcaacttcaagaaaagTTTGTTACTTCTTCTATACAAGTCCCTTTATCAAAAAAGACTCAAACTTTAGTCAATTCTGTTCCACCCCATCCCCAAAAAGATCAAAATTCAAAGCAAGAGATCAAAAAGAATCCTAATTCTAATTCTTTTTGGGGTATCAAGAGAAGTAGTAGTGTTCATTGTGTTAATACACACAAAAAAAGCAGCTCATTTTGGTCATTACCTTTATTATCTCGCAGCAATTCTACTGGTTCAGTGCCAAATTCCAAGAAACAGAGTAATCTGCAATTGAAGCAAATCAAGAATTCATCAGCACCAGCTAGTTTTTATACATTTCCATCATCTCAAAAGCCACCATTGAGAAAGAATTATGGAGCAACAGGACCTAATTATGGTAATGGTATTCGAATTAGTCCAGTTCTTAATGTTGCATCACAAAATCTCTTTGGATTAGGTTCTCTGTTTCGTAATGGGAAACATAAGAAGAGTAAGAAATGA
- the LOC132633265 gene encoding AMSH-like ubiquitin thioesterase 1 isoform X1, which produces MMTRSSSGQINIAARTKKLDVDNRLALKIYYRIADNVLKQADIFRAEGDVIDLYVMLLRYSSLVSETIPCHRDYRASLQSNKIYLKKRLLNAVAELEELKPIVQQKLEELNRKYQVNKGNNHHQNNLLGLSGEFYPAYKQSFKAWGKNKIAAPVRDFGSQVPTTQQFLLVKPVDEHIRRLSLSIPHPKDETLSKHSILGPNGLRGQWQPPASNRGVSYPSNVDFTPILIPRENSLLQPVENECSDKKDDISSECGKPCVESTLPVNRDKPVLRLDEPASLISFDTEESPLQSEIIRQPSPPPVLAEVQDLMPTAACPVDEMECGLVKSSPDGLICSEDPLQLHISASVMDTFMKLAKSNTNKNLETCGVLAGSLKNRRFYVTALIIPKQEATSDSCQTTNEEEIFEVQDKQSLFPLGWIHTHPTQSCFMSSIDVHTQYSYQIMLPEAIAIVMAPRDSSRKHGIFRLTNPGGMTVIRQCPRRGFHPHDPPPDGSPIYKHCTDVYMDSNLKFDVIDLR; this is translated from the exons ATGATGACCCGGTCATCATCAGGGCAAATCAACATCGCAGCGCGTACGAAGAAACTCGATGTAGATAATCGACTCGCTTTGAAAATTTACTATCGTATCGCAGATAATGTCCTCAAACAG GCTGACATTTTTCGCGCAGAGGGAGACGTCATAGATTTGTATGTCATGCTTCTTAGATACTCAAG TTTGGTCTCGGAGACAATACCATGCCATCGAGATTATCGAGCATCACTTCAGAGCaacaaaatttatttgaaaaag AGATTACTAAATGCCGTGGCTGAGCTTGAGGAATTGAAGCCAATAGTTCAACAGAAACTTGAGGAGCTAAACAGGAAATATCAAGTGAATAAGGGGAACAATCATCATCAAAATAATCTTTTAGGATTATCTGGGGAGTTTTATCCTGCCTATAAGCAAAGCTTTAAGGCTTGGGGGAAAAATAAG ATAGCCGCACCAGTTCGAGATTTTGGGTCTCAAGTTCCAACAACTCAGCAGTTTTTGCTTGTGAAGCCAGTAGATGAGCATATCCGCCGTTT GTCACTTAGTATTCCGCATCCAAAGGATGAAACTCTGAGCAAACATTCCATCTTGGGTCCAAATGGACTTCGAGGACAGTGGCAACCTCCAGCTAGTAACAGAGGG GTGTCTTATCCAAGTAATGTGGACTTCACTCCAATTTTGATCCCCAG GGAAAACAGCCTCCTGCAGCCTGTTGAAAATGAGTGTTCTGATAAAAAGGATGATATCAGTTCAGAATGTGGAAAACCATGTGTGGAATCAACGTTGCCAGTCAACAGGGACAAGCCAGTGCTGCGTCTTGATGAACCTGCttcattgatttcctttgataCAGAAGAAAGCCCTCTACAATCAGAAATTATTAGACAACCTTCTCCTCCACCCGTTCTTGCTGAGGTACAAGATTTGATGCCAACCGCTGCATGTCCAGTCGATGAGATGGAATGTGGATTGGTTAAATCATCACCTGATGGTCTAATCTGTTCTGAAGATCCCCTGCAATTGCACATT TCAGCATCTGTGATGGATACTTTCATGAAGTTAGCCAAGTCCAATACTAACAAAAATCTTGAAACCTGTGGTGTTCTTGCTGGATCACTT AAAAACCGAAGATTTTATGTCACAGCTCTAATCATTCCCAAGCAGGAAGCGACATCAGATTCG TGTCAAACTACAAATGAGGAGGAAATATTTGAAGTTCAAGATAAGCAATCATTGTTTCCTCTTGGGTGGATTCAT ACACATCCAACGCAATCATGTTTCATGTCATCCATTGATGTTCACACCCAATATTCATATCAG ATCATGTTGCCTGAAGCTATTGCAATTGTAATGGCCCCAAGAGATAGTTCAAG AAAACATGGAATATTCCGATTGACAAATCCGGGTGGTATGACAGTTATCCGACAATGTCCAAGGCGTGGTTTTCATCCACATGACCCCCCTCCTGATGGTAGCCCAATTTACAAGCATTGTACAGATGTCTATATGGATTCTAACTTGAAGTTTGATGTCATTGATCTGAGATGA